A genomic segment from Dethiosulfovibrio russensis encodes:
- the rsmI gene encoding 16S rRNA (cytidine(1402)-2'-O)-methyltransferase has product MPLIVIPTPVGNMDDITLRALEELGKADVVACEDTRHSGLLLKRHGIDARLLSYHKHNEAGRSEELLDLLARDKRVALISDAGTPGISDPGYEIVRKAVDEGFEIDVLPGATAFVPALILSGLPPHPCLFFGFLSDREGDRTRELAGLKDIPWTLVFYVSPHKVVRHLESMISVFGDRKSALVREISKIHQEALRGSLTAVLRKAESGLKGEMVLIVEGGSVDSEDEEARWKERALDMVQKGMSLKDVTLALSEELGIPKNPIKKWLLGQKGIK; this is encoded by the coding sequence ATGCCCCTGATAGTTATACCGACCCCGGTGGGCAACATGGACGACATAACCTTGCGAGCCCTGGAGGAACTTGGAAAGGCCGACGTCGTGGCCTGTGAGGACACCAGACACTCGGGGTTGCTCCTCAAACGCCACGGAATAGACGCCAGACTGCTCTCGTATCATAAACACAACGAAGCCGGCAGGTCGGAGGAGCTGTTGGATCTTCTGGCTCGAGATAAAAGAGTGGCTCTAATATCCGATGCGGGAACTCCCGGCATATCCGATCCGGGATACGAGATCGTAAGAAAAGCCGTGGACGAAGGCTTCGAGATCGACGTCCTTCCCGGGGCGACCGCCTTCGTTCCGGCCCTGATTTTGTCGGGCCTCCCTCCCCATCCCTGTCTGTTTTTCGGGTTCCTGTCCGACAGAGAAGGGGACAGAACCAGAGAGCTGGCAGGGCTCAAGGACATTCCCTGGACACTGGTCTTCTACGTGTCGCCGCACAAGGTCGTAAGACATCTCGAATCGATGATATCCGTCTTCGGGGACAGAAAATCGGCTCTGGTAAGGGAGATCAGCAAGATCCATCAGGAAGCCTTGCGGGGATCCTTGACGGCAGTTCTCCGAAAGGCCGAGTCGGGGTTAAAAGGGGAGATGGTCCTGATCGTGGAGGGGGGCTCCGTCGATTCCGAAGACGAAGAGGCCCGGTGGAAAGAGAGGGCCCTAGATATGGTCCAGAAGGGAATGTCCCTGAAGGACGTTACCTTGGCGCTTTCGGAGGAACTGGGAATCCCGAAAAACCCGATAAAAAAATGGCTTCTAGGGCAAAAGGGAATAAAATAG